The following proteins are co-located in the Takifugu flavidus isolate HTHZ2018 chromosome 16, ASM371156v2, whole genome shotgun sequence genome:
- the LOC130539725 gene encoding kelch repeat and BTB domain-containing protein 11 produces the protein MNGDRGQAGSITVQADVILHAVNSDLVPHPDKSRSTSGPGYVQELLKDEQGLVFGKEYLLDGRVMENNHVDHQRGSSCVPRSDAPLASNHAAGAQQSSEIHDGGRSKMPNDVLVSACASSRAKSDTVGSVLQSALDCQVGGQDGGHGSSKTETDLVIEVGGQTIKAHKSVLAEKSDYFKARQSRNILKVKGVTYKTLSTLIEYIYTSRMNVSKDNVVDVITGAKILQVPCAVQAAMDSMSTQITAGNCYEVLTIAKKQRLSELKETTYGFMSDNFLQIFKDPAVYGRLTGSERDLILKKRMDGRRTLMVAEINDVFDRVGSRPPSRCGSRPQSPLSVGSLEESHMIYYFNEAEDDWRPLTTMPEDINTKGCGICTMYNYLFVAGGIKGHGDKGKVSDRVFCYNPLTNHWAEVKPLNQARAQLKLVSMDGYLYAIGGECLFTVEKYDPRTDRWTNVAPLPKGAFAVAHEATACSGELYVSGGSLFYRLLKYDAKRDEWQECPYNNSRKRSSDMVAFKSFLYRFDVNREEGITVVKYNTIVKMWQDCAAQKPGNHSPFRCAVVGNHVYCVNKSKTLKFVVEEENAYFHEEPLAAPLESKGLLFPFVLTLPERSDNKAT, from the coding sequence ATGAACGGCGACCGTGGTCAGGCAGGGTCCATCACCGTGCAGGCTGATGTCATCCTCCACGCCGTGAACTCTGACCTCGTCCCCCATCCTGACAAAAGCCGGAGTACCTCAGGGCCAGGCTACGTCCAGGAGCTCCTGAAGGACGAGCAGGGTTTGGTGTTTGGGAAGGAATATCTGCTGGATGGGCGAGTGATGGAGAACAACCACGTCGATCATCAGAGAGGAAGCTCGTGCGTCCCTAGAAGTGACGCTCCGCTCGCGTCCAATCACGCCGCCGGCGCACAGCAAAGTAGTGAAATCCACGATGGCGGCAGATCCAAGATGCCTAATGACGTGCTTGTCTCTGCGTGTGCGTCCAGCCGGGCAAAATCGGACACTGTCGGATCGGTTTTACAGTCCGCCCTCGATTGTCAGGTCGGCGGCCAAGATGGCGGACACGGCTCGTCGAAGACAGAGACGGATTTGGTCATCGAAGTCGGGGGCCAGACCATCAAAGCCCACAAGTCTGTCCTGGCAGAGAAAAGCGACTACTTCAAAGCGCGTCAGTCCCGAAACATCCTGAAAGTGAAGGGCGTGACGTACAAGACCTTGTCCACGCTGATCGAGTACATCTACACGTCTCGCATGAACGTAAGCAAGGACAACGTCGTCGACGTCATCACGGGGGCGAAGATCCTGCAGGTTCCCTGCGCCGTCCAGGCGGCCATGGACTCCATGTCGACGCAGATCACGGCGGGGAACTGCTACGAGGTCCTGACCATCGCCAAAAAGCAGCGGCTGAGCGAGCTCAAGGAGACGACCTACGGCTTCATGAGTGACAACTTCCTCCAGATCTTCAAAGACCCCGCCGTGTACGGTCGCCTGACGGGGTCCGAGCGGGACCTGATcctgaagaagaggatggaCGGCAGGAGGACCCTGATGGTGGCGGAGATCAACGACGTCTTCGACCGCGTCGGGAGCCGGCCGCCCAGCCGCTGCGGGAGCCGGCCGCAGAGTCCGCTGTCGGTGGGCTCTCTGGAGGAGAGTCACATGATCTACTACTTCAACGAAGCGGAAGACGACTGGAGACCTTTGACCACGATGCCCGAGGACATAAACACCAAAGGCTGCGGCATCTGCACAATGTACAACTACCTGTTCGTTGCAGGCGGGATTAAGGGCCACGGGGACAAGGGGAAGGTTTCCGACCGGGTCTTCTGTTACAACCCCCTAACCAACCACTGGGCCGAAGTCAAACCCCTGAACCAAGCTCGCGCGCAGCTAAAACTCGTGTCCATGGACGGCTACCTGTACGCCATCGGCGGGGAGTGTTTGTTCACCGTAGAGAAGTACGACCCCCGCACGGACCGCTGGACCAACGTGGCGCCGCTGCCCAAGGGAGCCTTCGCGGTGGCCCACGAAGCCACCGCCTGCAGCGGCGAGCTCTACGTGTCGGGGGGCTCCCTCTTCTACCGCCTGCTCAAGTACGACGCCAAGAGAGACGAGTGGCAGGAGTGCCCCTACAACAACAGCCGGAAGAGGTCCTCCGACATGGTGGCGTTCAAAAGCTTCCTGTACCGCTTCGACGTCAACCGCGAGGAGGGGATCACCGTGGTCAAGTACAACACCATCGTGAAAATGTGGCAGGACTGCGCGGCGCAGAAGCCGGGGAACCACTCGCCGTTCCGCTGCGCTGTCGTCGGAAACCACGTCTACTGCGTCAACAAGAGCAAGACGCTGAAgtttgtggtggaggaggagaacgccTACTTCCACGAGGAGCCTCTGGCCGCTCCGCTGGAGTCCAAAGGGCTTCTTTTTCCTTTCGTTCTCACTTTGCCCGAAAGGTCCGACAACAAAGCTACATAG